Sequence from the Cetobacterium ceti genome:
CTTGCCATTGCCACATTTAAAGACTCAGCACTTCCGTATATTGGAATAATTATTTTTTCTTCACAAGCTTCAATAATTTCCTTTTCAATTCCATTTCCCTCGTTTCCAAAAATAATAGCATTTTTATTTTCAAGTTTCATAGATGTATATGGAATAGAATCTTTTTCTAAAGCTGTGGCAATTAATTTATAATTTTTTTTCTTTAAATAAGTTAATAGGTCTTTTTCATCTATATAATGAATATTCATAGATAAAATAGATCCCATACTACTTCTAACTGTTTTTTCATTATAACAATCTACGCTACCTTTAGTAACAATAATATCTTTAAATCCTGCTGCATCTGCAACTCTTATTATAGTTCCCATATTTCCAGGATCAGATATTTTATTTAAAACAACTATATTGTCATCTAATTCACACTCTAAATTTAATCTGCTTTTATAAACGATAATAACTCCTTGGGAATTTTCTTGAGATGTTATTTGAGAAAAAAGTTTATAATCTAAAAGTATTTTTCTACAATTGAATTTTGCTAATCTCTCCTCTAACTTAACATCTATATCTATTTCCTCATTTATTAAAATCATTTGAGGCTCTATATTAAAATCTAAAAATTTTACGCCCTCTGCTAAAAAAAGATTTTCACTATCTCTATATTTTTTTGTTTTTAATTTTTTAAGAAACTTAAAAGTTTCATTATCCTTACTTCTAATTATTTCCATTTTACCTCCTAAAATCCTTCTAAAATATTATACATTACATTTAAAGGAATTTCTATCTTTTCTAGTAAAGACTAAATAAAATACTTTTTTGTTGAGGGGGTGGGAGTTATGTTTTCCTTAAAGTTTCTTAGATTAATTCAAATACTAGATTCTAATAGGGTACCAAGCATAAGTCACATACAGGAATTAGATTACTTTGGAACAAAAGCCTTAGAATATTACACGTCAAGAATAGACATTGTAAAAACACCGATTATATATCGACTTCTTAAAATATATAATGAAAGAACTTTTAAAGATGATATGCACTTTTTAGATATTTTACAGGGAAATAACAAGGAAAAACATCCCTTGATTTTTAATTTAGAATATTTTGATAGCACTCCATTTGAAACTCTTGAAACCTTTAATATATATAGAGGAAATTTAAAAATTTTTGAAGATGTAGCAATTAAAATTTCTAGAAAAAATTCTAAAAATTTAAAAAAACAAATCCATTCTCTGGAAAAATTAACGACTTTTTCACATTTTTTACCCAATGGCCACATGTCAGAGAATCTAAAAGATGTTGTTAAATATTGTAAAAACTCCATGGAATTAGAATATGATTTAAATAATCATCACTGTGCTATGAATTACTTAAAAAAAATGAATGAAGCATATTTACCAAAATATCCTGTATTAAAATTTTTAAAATTTTCAAAAGAATTTAATTATCTTTCTGAAAAAAATGTCTATGTGTCTAAGTTTATAGATAATGGTAGACCTCTTAATATAGCCCTAGCCAAAGAAAAGTTAACTATGGAAAATATTAGTAATTTAATTTATATACGATTAATTCATCTTTTAGATATTGGAATTTTTCCTAAAAATAATTCTAATAGAGATATTATTGTAGATGATGATGGGTATTTTTATTTTAGAAATTTTTATTCCCTATGTAAACTTCACAAAAAAAATAAAAAGATTTTAAATCAATTTATAAAAACTTTATTAAATGAGGATTTTTCCTTGGCACTAAATTATATTTTACTTCTTTCAATAAATTCAAAGCAAATACATGAGGATATTGCTTTTAAAGAGGAGGGATTAAAGTATTTAGAGGAAAACTTCAGTAGTAATAAAAATATAAATATTATAAAAATAATTTTAAATTTATTTAAAATTGCAGATGCTCATAAATTTAAATTCTCTTCAGATATTTTTGATTTCTTTAAGGAACTTATTTTTATAAAGTTAATTATTTTAAACTGTAGATATAAAATAGAACTATTTACCATTTTAAAAGATTTTATTAACAATCTTAATTCTTGATTTAATATGAAAAGTATAATATAATTTACTTATTGTTAAATTACTTTAGGAGGAGTGGTAAATGAAAAAAATTATACTTTTGCTTTCAATGATTTTCATGTTAGCTGCCTGTGGTGGTAAAGGTGATAAGGAGAAGGCAAATAATGTTCTTTATGTTTACGAGTGGGCGGATTATATTCCAAAACAAATTTTTGAAAAATTTGAAAAGGAAACTGGTATTAAAGTAGTAGAGGACATCTATTCATCTAATGAGGAAATGTTTGCAAAACTAAAAGCTGGTGGTAAAGGTTATGACTTAGTTATTCCTTCAACGGACTATGCTGAAATAATGATGAACGAAGGTATGTTAGAAAAAATTGATAAAAATCAAATTCCTAACTTTAAAAATATAGACCCAATAGTTCTTGATAAATTACATTATTTTGATAAAGACAATGACTATGCAGTACCATACGTAATGGGAGCCACTGTTATAGCTGTAAATAAAAAATATGTTAAGGATTACCCAAGAGATTATACAATCTTTGAAAGAAAGGACTTAGCTGGAAGAATGACTCTTTTAGATGATATGAGAGAGGTTATGACATCAGCCCTAGGAACTTTAGGATATCCACAAAATACTACAAGTGAAAAGGAAATTGCCCAAGCAGCAGATTTAGTTAAGCAATGGAAGAAAAATATTGCTAAATTTGATTCTGAATCATATGGTAAGGGATTTGCCAATGGAGATTTCTGGGTTGTTCAAGGATATGCTGAGAATATATATGTAGAATTAGATCCTGATCAGAAAAAGGATACAGACTTTATAATTCCTGAGAAAGGTGGAACTTCTTATATAGATTCCTTTGTACTTTTAAAAGATTCTAAAAATAAAGAAGCTGCATATAAGTTCTTAAACTTTATAAACGAACCTGAAAACTATGCTTTAATCTGTGATCATTTAGGATTACCATCTATAAATGTTCCAGCTAGAAAATTAGTTACAAAGAAACCTATGTACACAATTGAAGATTTAAAAAATACTCAAACACTTAGAGATATTAAATCTACTTTAGATTTACAAAATAAATACTGGCAACAGATTTTAGTTGACTAGTTGAAATTAAAGAGGAGGGGCTAGCCCCTCCTCTTATTTTCTTCTATTTTCTTAATAAATCAAATAGATATATTCCATAAAATACTATCATAGCAATTCCTTGCCATCTCACTAGTTTTCTACGTCTTAGTATAAATACAAATAGTAAAACTCCAGCTAAAACATTAAATATTAACTCTAAGTTTTCTCCTGCTCCAATATTTATTGGTCTAATTACAGCAGAAATTCCCAATATAAAGAAAATATTAAATATATTTGATCCCACACAGTTTCCTATTGCTAAGTCTGAATTTTTCTTCATAGCTGCCACAACTGAAGTTGCCAGTTCAGGAAGGGAAGTTCCCAGTGCTACTATTGTAAGGGAGATAACTCTTTCAGAAACCCCTAATCCAGTAGCTATATCAACTGCTGAATCAACTATAAATTTTCCTCCAACTATTAATAAAATAAGGCCACCTATAAAGGCTCCTATGGCAATTCCCATGGAATAATTTTTTATCTCTAGTTCATCCTCTTCCTTAGCCTTTAAAGTTAGATAGAAATTATATCCTAAAAACATTAAAAAGAAAATTAGAAGAATAATTCCATCTCCTCTACCTATAATAGAGTTAACTCCATCAAAGTAATAATCATTGGCCATTATAAGAACTATAAACCCCGCTATAAACGATAGGGGAACCTCTATAAATGTTGTTGTTTTACTTACACTAAGGGGATATATAGCAGCAGTTACACCTAAAATTATAAGTGTGTTAATAAGATTACTACCTATAACATTCCCCATAGTTATTGCTGAGTATCCCTTTACAGAAGCTATGGTATTTACCACAAGTTCTGGAGCTGAAGTTCCAAAGGCAACTATTGTAAGACCTATTACTATATTTGGTATATTAAATTTTTTAGCTATGGCTGAAGCGCCATCCACTAGGAAATTAGCTCCATATACCAGAGCCACAATTCCCAAAATCATAAAAACAATGGACATCATTTTACCCACCCCTTTAAACTATTAATTACTTAAGTATTTTACCACATTATTTAATATATTTCCTTGTAAGAGTTAGAAATATGGTGTATAATTTTTCTAAAAGACTTTTTTTTGGAGGTACACCAATGATTTTTTCCATTAATAGAATTAATTTAGTTGAAATTCTCTCGGAATTTACTAATATTCTTAAGGACAACCCCATAAGGCCAGTCCTGTCGGGACTTAAGATTGAAGCTATAGATGACAAAATAATATTCACAGGAACAAATATGGAAACAAACTTTATAAGAGAAGTAAGAGGAGAGGTTAATGAAAATGGTGTTGTAGTTTTTAAACCACAACTTGTATTTGAGTATGTTAAATTACTTGATAATGAAACTATTATATTTTCCCTTCAAAATGAAACTCTTCTAATACACCAAGCTGAATTTACAATTTTAGATGCTGATATTTATCCAATGATTCCCAAATTAACTTTTGATAAAATTATAGATATAAAAGGAAGAGACCTTGTAAAATCATTTGAAAAGGTTAAATTTTCTTCGGCTATTTCCAATGAAAATTTAGCTATTAACTGTATTAGAACTATTTTTTCAAGTGAAGGAATAGAGTTTATCTCTACTGATTCCTATAGACTTACATATTTAAAGGAAGATTATCCTTGTTCCTTAGAAAAAGAATTATCAATTCCTATAGAAACTATAATTATCCTATGTAAGTTAATGAAGGATTTAGATGACATAGTTACCATAGGACACAATGGAAGTACTCTTGTATTCCTTTGGAAAGATATTTATTTTTCAACAAAGTTAATCGAGATGCCTTTTCCCAATGTAAAAGCCATAATAGCAGGAGCTAATTTTACAAAAATGATGGAATTTAGCACTAAGGAACTTAAAAGTGCTCTTAAAAAGGTAATGACAGTTGCAAGAACATCTATTGAAACTAAAAATGGAGCTTTATTTGAATTTAAAAATAATAATTTAATAATGAGTGCCTTTTCTGGTAAGGCTAAAATAACTCAAAAGGTTAATATGATAAAAACTGGTGAGGACTTAAGATGTTCTCTAAATACTAAATATTTATATGATTTTATTGAAAATATAGAAAAGAATACAGTTATTAAAGGGAATGCTGCTTCGGCTATGTTTGAAGTTTCTGAATTTGAGAACCCTTCATACAAATATATATTAATGCCACTAGCCCTAAGAGATTAATACTGTAGAAAGGGGAAGAGCCTATGATAAAAATTTATAAAAGCCACAATGACATATTAGAAAAAAAGCCCTTTGTAATAGGAGAAAATCTAGAGATTCAGAAACTGAAGGAGAAGAATACTTGGATTCACTTATTAAATCCCACTGAGGAAGAGATAAAAGTTATTACAAATGCCTTTGAGATTCCTGACGAACACGTTAGGGCAGCCTTAGACGATGAGGAAAAAGCCCGTTTAGAAATAGATGATGGCATGATATTAGTAATTATAGATGTTCCTATGCATAGTACTGAAAATAGATGTTCATTTACAACTATGCCACTAGGTATTATTTTACTAAATGATAATATTATTACTGTTTCAACAACTAAGTTCCCTCTTATTGAGGAATTTATAAACGGTAAAATTAAATCTTTTTATACTTATAAGAAAATAAGATTTATATTACAGCTTCTATTCCGTAATTCAACTTACTTCCTATATTACCTAAAACAAATTGGTAGAATAAGTGATAGTGTTGAAAAACACCTAAAGGAATCTATGAGAAATGAGGAGCTTATGTTGCTTCTAGAATTAGAGAAAAGTTTGGTTTATTTTACCACTTCATTGAAATCAAATGAAGCAGTTCTTGAAAGAATGATGAGAACTGAAATTGTGAAAAAATATCCCGATGACTTAGAACTTCTAGAAGACGTTATTATCGAAACCAAACAGGCTATAGAGATGGCAAATATTTATTATAGTATCCTTGGTGGTACTAGAGATGCCTTTTCCTCTGTAATCTCAAACAATATGAATGAAGTAATGAAAAAACTTACTTCAATTACTATAGTTTTCGCCATTCCAACAATTGTTTCAGGATTGTGGGGAATGAACGTGGCTGGTATTCCATTTGCTCATAATCCCTACGGATTTTTAATCGTGCTTATAATGGCCATTCTATTTGGGATATTACTTGCATGGATTTTATTTAGAAAAGAGATGTTTTGAAAAAAAGACCCCTTTAAAGGAATGTAATTCCTTTAGGGGTTATTTTTTTATACAGGTTTTTTTAGTTTTATGATATAATTTAAATTAGTAGTAGTTACAATTTAACAATTTGAGGAGGTTTTACATGAGTTCAAAAGTACATGATACGAAAAAGTTGACTCTAGTAGCCCTGATACTTATGATATTTACATCGGTATTTGGGTTTAATAATATTCCAAGATCTTTTTATCTAATGGGATATTCTGCGATCCCTTGGTATATTTTATCAGGTGTTTTATTTTTCATTCCATATGCCTTTATGATGGCTGAATATGGAGCCGCTTTTAAAAATGAAACTGGTGGAATCTACTCTTGGATGGAAAAGTCAGTGGGGCCTAAATATGCCTTTATCACAACTTTTATGTGGTATGCTTCATATATAATCTGGATGGTTAATATGAGTTCTGGTATTTGGGTTATAGTTTCTACAGCTATTTTTGGAAGTGATTTAACTTCTAAACTTTCACTATTTGGATTAAATTCTACACAAACTATGGGGATACTTGGAATTTTATTAATGGTGGTATTTACCTTTGTAGCAAGTAAAGGTTTAAATAAAATTACTAAGGTTACATCTCTTGGTGGTATTGCAGTAACTCTTTTAAATTTAGTTTTATTAGTTGGGGCACTTTTAGTTTTTGTTTTAAATGGTTTCCATTTAGCTCAACCTATAGAAAGTGTTTCAAAGGGATTTTTCTCATCTCCTAACCCAGATTACTTAACAACAATTTCTACAATTTCATTTATGGTTTTTGCCATATTTGCCTATGGAGGAATTGAAGTTGTAGGTGGTCTTGTGGATCAAACTGAGAATCCAGAGAAAACTTTCCCTAAGGGTGTTACAATTGCAGCTATTGTTATAACTGTAGGTTATGCAATAGGTATTTTCCTTGTTGGAATGTTTACTAACTGGGACTTTATAGTTGCTAAGGGAAATGTTAACATTGCTAACTTCTCCTATGTAACAATGGAAAATTTAGGTTACCAACTTGGTCTTGCATTTGGAGCCACTACTAAAACAGCAGTTTTAATTGGTAAAATAATGTCAAGATATATGGGTGTATCAATGGTATTATGTTTAAGTGGAGCTTTCTTCACTTTATTATACTCTCCATTAAAACAGTTAATAGAGGGAACTCCTACAGAAATGTGGCCTAAAAAATTAACTATTTTAGATGAGGATGGAATGCCTAAAAATGCCATGTGGTTACAATGCGCAATTGTAGTTGTGTTTATATTCGCAGTGTCATTTGGAGGAGAGGGTGCAGCTAAGTTCTTTATGAAGCTTACTCTTATGACTAACGTTGCCATGACAATTCCTTATTTATTAATAGCTTACGCTTTCCCTCACTTTAAAAGAAAAGATGAGATTGAAAAGCCATTTGTTGTTTATAAAAGTCAAGGAGCAATAAAAGTTGCAACATTTTTCACTGTATTAATGGTTGGATTTGCTAATATTGCAACTATAGTTGAACCTGCTACTAGGGGCCATATTTCAGATACAATGTGGATGATAGCAGGTCCTGTGGTATTCTCACTTCTTGCCCTAGGAATCTATGACAGATATGAGAAAAAACATTTAAAGAAATTAAAAGAGCACCTAGTTTAAAATAATTTTAAGGGGTAATCCAAAGGGTTACCTCTTTTTTTATGGTATAATAATATGTTAAAAAGTAATAGGAGGAGAGGTATGATTAAGTTAACTTCATGGAATGTAAATGGACTTCGTGCCATAGTAGGAAAGAATTTTTTAGATTACTTTAAGGAATCTAATAGCGATATATTTTGTTTACAAGAAACAAAATTACAAGAGGGACAGATAGATTTAAATCCCGAAGGATATTATTCCTATTGGAACTATGCTGTGAAAAAGGGATATTCAGGAACCGCTGTATTTACAAAAATTAAACCTATTTCTGTTACCTATGGTTTAAATATAGAGGAACATGACCAAGAGGGAAGAGTAATAACTCTTGAATTTGATGATTTTTATTTAGTAAATGTCTATACACCAAATTCTCAAACAGAACTTGCTAGATTAGACTATAGAATGACATGGGATGATGCCTTTAGAAATCATTTAGTAGAATTAAAGAATAAAAAGGGTGTTGTAGTTTGTGGAGATTTAAATGTTGCCCATAAGGAAATAGATTTAAAAAATCCTAAAACAAATAAGAAAAATGCTGGATTTACTCAAGAGGAGAGGGATAAATTTAGTGAACTTTTAAATGCTGGGTTCATTGATACATTCCGTTATTTCCATCCAGATACAATAGAGGTTTATTCTTGGTGGTCCTATAGATTTAGTGCAAGAAGCAAAAATGCTGGGTGGAGAATAGATTACTTCTTAGCTTCAGAAAACATGAAAGATAGATTACTTGAGGCAAATATTAAAACTGATATTTTAGGTTCTGACCATTGCCCTGTAGAGTTGATTTTAAAATGATAAAGGAAAAATTTAATCATATTTTAGAAGAAAATAAAATTGTTTTTTTGTATATTTTTGATAGTTCAAAAAATAAATGAGTGGATGGAACTATGCTTTCTAGGTTAGAAAGTTTTTCAAAAAAATTTGAAAACTCCATATTTGTTTCTGTGGATGTTTTAAAAAATCCAGAAGTTTCTGGAGAATTTTTAGTTTTTTCCACACCAGTTTTACTTTTATTTTATAAGGGAAGGGAAGTATTAAAGCAAGTACGTTTCTTTTCAGGGAAAGAGATAAAAGTTACTTTAGATAGATTAAATGAAATTGATAATTAAATTAAAAAGAGTATAAATTTGTTATACTCTTTTTTTTATAGACTTGTATTCTATTAAAAAAATATATAATTTAAACCTCTTGCACACGTGAACATTTTATGGTAAAAAAGTATTGTTTTTGATGCTCAAACCTATTTTCAAAACAATATTATGCGGAGGTATCAATGAAAAAAATTATTTTGTTAGGAACATTTTGTGCATTATCATCTTTAGCATTAGGTAGAAATGGAGATGGATATAATTCTGCTCAAACAATTTTTGAAAACAAAACAGTTACTTCTACAAATGGATTTAGAATTCCTGCTATTACAACAACTAGCCAAGGAACAATAATTGCGGTATCTGATATTAGATATGGAGGAACATCTGGAAATACAGATATGCCAGCAAAGGTTGAATTTATGATTAAAACATCAAATGACGGAGGAAAAACTTGGAGTGAAGGAACTATTTTAGGACATCCTGATTTTGCAAATGGGTTAGGGATCACAGATGCTAATATAGTTCATAATCCAGATACTGGTTCAACATTTTTATTTGGATATCAAAATGATAAATTTATAAATCAATCTGGAGGAGATTTTGATTGGTTTGTTTATTCATCTGATGATGGTGGACATACTTGGGATAAAGGACAAAGTATAAAGGATTTATTACCTTCTGGTTATGAATATGCTTTACAAGGACCTGGAAATGGAATGTATTATAAAGGCACTTTATATGTTCCATATCAAGCTTGGGATAATTCTAATGGTGTTGACTGTACATCAGGATTCCTTTTCAGTAAAGATAATGGAAAAACTTGGGAATCTTCAGAATTACTTGATAATATTTCTCTAGATAGAACAAGTGAAAGTAGTGTTTTCTTTCATAAGGGAAAAATCTGTCTTGCAGTGAAAAATGAAGATAAAAAAGATGGAGAAAAGGGAAGAATTGTATATACAACATCAGATAATGGAAAAACTTGGGAGAAATTAGAAGAGAATTTTATCCCAGATGAGGCTGCAAAATGTGAAACTAGTACATTATCCCTAAGTGAAGATGTTTATTTAGTTGGATTTGCTGAACAAGGGAAAAAACCTTGGGATAGAAATAATATTTATGTTACAACAAATACAGGAAAGAAAATAAAAATCTGGGAAGGAGATACCTATGGATATACTTCCATGGCCCAAGATTTAGATAATTTATATGTTTTATTTGAAGCAGAAAGTACAGTAGGAGATGTTTTATTAAGAAAATTTGATATTGCTGCAAAGGAATATGCAAATTTAAATGGACAAATTTTAGAAAAAGGACAAAATCTATTTAAAATACAAAATAAATTATTTACTAAGGAATCATATATAACAGGAGCTTATGGAACTCATGAGTCTTCAGATGTAGAATCTATAATTCTTCATAATAATATAAAATTTGGAGCGTTCCATAGAAAAACTGAAGAAAATAGTAAAGATATTTATAGAACTGTAGAATATAAAATGGAAGAAACTAGTTTAGTTCTTTCTCAAGATAATGTAATAACTAATAATGATAATATATTCGCAGGATACCAATATACAAAAATAAAATATGCAAATGGAAGTAAAAATGATATGAACTCATTTATATTGGGATATTCTTTAAATCATTCCTTAGAAAATGAACTTTTATATACTATGAATTTAAATGGAATTTACAATAATAATAAATTAAAAAGAAATAAATTAGAAGGGCTTGGAAAGACTGCAGATTTTTATTCTTTTAGTATTGGATTAAATAATGCATTTACAAAATCTATTATATCAGAAGATACTTTAAGTAGTGATTTAACTTTAGGACTTGAAACTACTTTATTTGGTCATGAAGATATTAAAGAAAAAAATGGAAATGAATTTAATGATGCTGAAGTTAAAAAAAGTACAAACATATCTAATAAACTTCATGGTAAATTTAATATAGATAAGGGCATTGTTTTAAATAAAGGGATTAAATTATCCTTTGGAAGTGCTATAAAATATGAAAAAGAATTAATGAATGTTGATTCTTGGAAAGATAAGTTTACTGTGTTAGATGTTGAAAAAGAATTTGCAAGACCTGTTAGAAAAAATAAATATGGAGTTACAACTGGAGAAATTTCTGGAACAATTGCTTTTGGTGAAAAATTCTATGGAACATTAATTCTTTCTACAGATACCCTAGGAGAGACTACTACAAAAGGAAAAATAACTTATAAATTTTAATTAAAAAAGAATTATTTTTAGGGTGCTAATTGCTATGATTGCACCCTTTTTTTAATTAAATATTATTTAGTTCTTCTTCAAGACGTAATCCATGTTTAATTTCTAATTTAGCCAAATCTAAAAATATTTTACTAATATTATCATATCCTTCTTCTTTAGCTATTTTTGAATAGACTACATAAGTTTCCTCTCCAGCTTTTTTTTCTCCTTGGGAAAATATATGCAGATTTTGAATTGTACTTTGAACCATATTTTTTAAATTATCAATTTCAAAAAGAGATAACTCATATTTTGAAATATCTTCTTTGATAAATTGCTTTAATATATTACCATGGCCTTCTTCTTCTAAAGAAAATTGCTCAAAAATAATGGCTAAATTTTTATAATTTTCTTCTTGAGCTTTTTTTTCTAATAGTTTGTATAAAATACTACCTGAAATTTCTCCACGATAGGAATTTACAATATTTTGATATGTTTTTGATTTAAGAAATTCCATAATATAAACCACCTTTTTATTTTTTTAGTATACATCTACTTCCTTTAGGATTTAAACATCCATTACAAGATTTACAAAATGCTTTAGTATAATTTCCAGATTCCCATTCATTAATTAAATTTGGTTCACATAATAATGGCCTAGCTAAAGACACAAATTGAATATTAGTATTTTCGAAAACAGAAAGAACTTTTTCATAGGTTCGAATACCTCCTACTGTACTAATAGGAGTATTTATTAATTTGCTAATTTTTTCAGCAAAAGATTGAAAATAACCTTCATCATTAATATTTTTAATTCCAACTCTTATAACTCCTTCATTTTTTCTAGAAATAACAGAACCACCACTAACTTCTATTAAATCAATATTTCTTTTGGAAAGTTCTTTACATACCCACAACATTTCCTTTTCAGTAGCTCCCCCATCAACAAAATCTTCACAATTTAATTTAACAGAAATAAGATAATCATTACCAACTCCTTCTCTTATTTTGTCATAGACTTCTAAAAGGAATTTGGATCTTCCTGAAATATCTCCTCCATAGGAATCTTTTCTTTTATTGAATAATGGATTCATAAATTGGCTTAATAAGTATCCATGGGCACCATGTATTTGGATCCCGTCAAAAACCAGCTTTTTTAGCTCTTATTCCAGCTAATTTAAATTTTTTTTCTAGCTCTAAAATTTCTTCAATTGTAAGTTCTTCTGCTTGTTGTTTGGTTACTGGGTGTGTATGAGCAGAGGGCCCAACAATTCTTTTACTAGAACCTGGTCTTCCTTGAGATCCCCCTAAAACTAATTGTAAAAATATTTTACAATCAGTTTTATGAACTTCATCTACTAATTCTTTAAGACCAGGAATAAATTTATCATCGTATATTCCAATCATATTACTTGCAGGTTTATCATATTCAACAATATTGCTAAACCCTGTAATAATAGTACCAACACCTCCTTGGGATAATTCTTTATAAAAATTAATAAGTTCTTTAGTTACAAAACCAGCTTTATCAGCTAGACCTTCCCAAATAGCACTACGAATAAAAGAATTTTTTAGTTTTAAATTTTTCAAAATATTTTCATTAAAGGGTTTCTTTAGCAATATTTTCCTCCTTGGAAAAATTATTTATTTTTTCTAATAATAAATTTATACTTTCTGTAATTTTTATATTTTCTTCTTCTGTAATTTCAAAATGGCTTAAAAATGTTTCATGTATTTCAGCTACGGTTGACTCTAGTTCAATTGCTTTTGTAGTTAAAGAAATCAAAGATTTTCTACAATCTTCTTGAGCTTTCTTTTTTAAAATTAAATTATTATCTATCATTTTTTTTATAAGTGGAGATAATGTTCCCGTAGAAAGTTCCAATATAGAGCTTAACTCATTAAATGGAATTTCTTTTTTTTCATAAAGAACTAATAAAACTAAATATTGTGGATAAGTTAAATTTAATTTATCTAAAAATGGTGTATAAAGTCGAATAATACCCCTTGATATTTTATATAAATTAAAACAATTATAAGAATTAATTATCATTGTTAAATCTTTCTATGCTAAATTAAATCGTATACGATCTAATTTAATATTACCACGTATACAAAAAAGGTGCTATCATAACAATAGCACCCTGATTAAAGTATGAAAACCTTTCTTAAGAAAAGGTTTTCATAAACATTATTAAATTTAAAATTAACTATTTTACAGCTTCTAATAAAGTTTTTCCTGGTTTAAACTTAACAGTTTTCTTAGCTTCTATTTGGATTTCTTCTCCAGTTTTAGGGTTTCTTCCAACTCTAGCAGCTCTTTCAGCAACTTCAAATTTTCCCCATCCTATAAAGTTTATATCTTCTCCTGCAGCTAAAACTTCTTCAAATGCAGTTAAAATTCCATCTAATTTTCTTTCTGCTTCTGCTTTAGAAACAAATAATTCCTTTTCAAATAATACTTTTGCGAAATCTTTTTTTGTCATTATAATTTTCCTCCTAAAATGTAAACATTAAACCTTTAGCACTTTCTTTATATCATATATAACAATCTTTTTCAAATAAAATTTAAGAAAACCCTTTATTTTCCTAGATTTTGACACTTTTTTTACCTTAATGAATAACTTT
This genomic interval carries:
- a CDS encoding oxidoreductase, producing MLKKPFNENILKNLKLKNSFIRSAIWEGLADKAGFVTKELINFYKELSQGGVGTIITGFSNIVEYDKPASNMIGIYDDKFIPGLKELVDEVHKTDCKIFLQLVLGGSQGRPGSSKRIVGPSAHTHPVTKQQAEELTIEEILELEKKFKLAGIRAKKAGF
- a CDS encoding MarR family winged helix-turn-helix transcriptional regulator — protein: MIINSYNCFNLYKISRGIIRLYTPFLDKLNLTYPQYLVLLVLYEKKEIPFNELSSILELSTGTLSPLIKKMIDNNLILKKKAQEDCRKSLISLTTKAIELESTVAEIHETFLSHFEITEEENIKITESINLLLEKINNFSKEENIAKETL
- a CDS encoding ferritin family protein, which encodes MEFLKSKTYQNIVNSYRGEISGSILYKLLEKKAQEENYKNLAIIFEQFSLEEEGHGNILKQFIKEDISKYELSLFEIDNLKNMVQSTIQNLHIFSQGEKKAGEETYVVYSKIAKEEGYDNISKIFLDLAKLEIKHGLRLEEELNNI
- a CDS encoding oxidoreductase; translation: MVFDGIQIHGAHGYLLSQFMNPLFNKRKDSYGGDISGRSKFLLEVYDKIREGVGNDYLISVKLNCEDFVDGGATEKEMLWVCKELSKRNIDLIEVSGGSVISRKNEGVIRVGIKNINDEGYFQSFAEKISKLINTPISTVGGIRTYEKVLSVFENTNIQFVSLARPLLCEPNLINEWESGNYTKAFCKSCNGCLNPKGSRCILKK
- a CDS encoding HU family DNA-binding protein, with amino-acid sequence MTKKDFAKVLFEKELFVSKAEAERKLDGILTAFEEVLAAGEDINFIGWGKFEVAERAARVGRNPKTGEEIQIEAKKTVKFKPGKTLLEAVK